In Alkalihalobacillus sp. AL-G, the genomic stretch AAAACAAATCTACACAAAGTCATTAGCGTATGAATTTAGCCATGTACATGATGAGAGGGAGAGGAAGTGGCTAAACCATATGGTAGAGTCCGGCTCGGTAAATCCCTCCATGTCATCTGAGGAACGTATTGCCCTTTTACAACGATTAACAGAAGTAGAGGGCTTTGAGAATTTTCTGCATCGAACTTTTGTTGGACAAAAGCGGTTTTCGATCGAAGGTCTCGATACAATGGTTCCTATCCTCGACACCATCATTCAAACAGGGGTTCACGATGGTACCCGCAACATCATGATTGGTATGGCTCATCGCGGCCGATTAAATGTTTTGGCACATGTATTAGGAAAGCCTTACGAAAAAATCTTTTCTGAATTTCACCATTCACCAAATAAAGAACTTGTGCCTTCCGAAGGTTCAATGGGTATTAATTACGGATGGACAGGTGATGTTAAATATCATTTGGGCGCTGATCTGGAAATAGAAGATGAGAATATGGAACCCGCATGTTTGACTTTAGCGAATAATCCGAGTCATTTAGAATACGTTAACCCAGTTGTTGAGGGATATACGCGTGCAGCACAAGAGGAGCGCGGCTCATCAGGTTATCCTCAACTAGACGTCACAAAATCTTTTTCGATATTAATTCATGGGGATGCAGCCTTTCCAGGGGAAGGAATTGTTGCTGAAACCCTTAATTTAAGTCAGTTACGTGGATACCATACTGGTGGAACCATACATATCATTGCAAACAATCTTGTAGGATTTACTACCAACAGTACAGATTCCCGATCCACGAAATATGCCAGCGATCTTGCGAAAGGTTTCGAAATTCCGATTGTTCATGTAAATGCGGATGATCCGGAAGCTTGTCTTGCTGCAATCTGCCTTGCTTATCAATACCGGAAGCAGTTTCAAAAGGACTTTCTCATTGACTTGATCGGATATCGCCGCTTTGGTCACAATGAAATGGATGATCCATCTGCAACACAACCGCAGCTATACAATAAAATCAATAATCATCCCACTGTTCGGAGCCTGTATGCAAACATTTTACAATCAGAGGGTGTGGTTACAGATGAAAAAGTAAAACAAATGGAAGAGACAGTCCAAAAAAGACTTCAAACCATATATAAAAATGTTTCTAAAGATAATAAAGATGGCGAAGTGAAAGGAATAGAGGTGCCAGAAAGGATCGTAAAAGACCTTCCTAATAGTAAAACGGCTGTTCCACTCGATACCCTTCGAGAAATTAATAAGGGTTTACTAAATTGGCCGAAAGGATTTACCGTTTATCCGAAGTTAGAACGAATCTTAAAGCGTCGAGAAAAGGCCCTTGACGATGGTGGGAAGGTTGATTGGTCGTTAGGTGAGACGCTGGCATTTGCTACAATCCTGAAAGATGGCACACCAATCCGCTTGACAGGTCAAGATACGGAGCGAGGGACATTCGCCCATCGGCACCTCATACTGCACAATAGTAAAACAGGGGAAATGTTTTCACCCTTACACGTGCTGCCTCAGGCAAACGCATCATATGCCATTCATAATAGTCCATTGTCTGAAGCATCCGTCGTCGGCTTCGAATACGGTTATAATGTATTTGCACCTGAAACACTTGTCCTATGGGAGGCACAATACGGAGATTTTGCAAATGCAGCTCAAGTGATTTATGATCAATTCGTTTCATCAGGTCGGGCAAAATGGGGACAGAAGTCAGGACTCGTTCTCCTTTTACCTCACGGCTACGAAGGGCAAGGGCCGGAGCACTCAAGTGGACGCCTTGAACGCTTTTTACAATTATCTGCTGAAAATAATTGGACCGTCGCTAATTTGACAAGTGCAGCGCAATATTTTCATATTTTACGCAAGCAAGCAATCATAACGGATAAAGATGAGGTTCGTCCTTTGATTATCATGACACCAAAGAGCTTACTTCGAAACCCGCGTGTTGCTTCATCTCCTGTTGAATTCAGTGAAGGTCAGTTTGAAGCCGTTTTGCACCAATCAAGCCTTGGGGATCAAGCCGAACGAGTAAAACGTTTAATCCTATGTAGTGGCAAGATCGCCATTGATCTTGAGGCCGCGATCGAATCGAATACCCAAGGTTGGAATTGGCTTGATATTCTTCGTATTGAACAACTATATCCGTTCCCAGAAGGCGAAATGAAAGAAATGATCCTACGGTATGAACACTTGGAAGAAATCATCTGGGTCCAAGAAGAACCAAGAAACATGGGTGCGTGGTCGTATATTGAATCAAAAATCAGAGCCATTGCTCCGGATAATTCTTCTGTTTCTTATATTGGACGTCCTGAACGATCCAGTCCTGCAGGCGGAGAGCCTGATATCTATAAAAAAGAGCAGGAACTGATCGTAAACGAAGCACTGAAATTAAACAATTCAAATACTGTTTCAAGTGAAGGAGGTAATGTTTCGTGATTGAGATCAAAGTACCGGAACTCGCAGAATCCATTTCAGAAGGAACCATAGCAGAATGGTTAGTCTCTGTAGGGGAACAGGTCAATAAAGGTGATTACATCGTGGAACTAGAAACCGACAAAGTAAATGTTCAAGTCAGTGCCGAAAACGATGGCGTAATACATGAATTATTAAAAGAGCCTGGTGATACAGTGGAAGTAGGCGAAGTGATTGCAACGATTAATGAGAACGCGGGTGAAGAAGCATCTGGTGGGGGAGAACAACAAATCCAAGAGCGGTCACAAAGTGAATCCAAACGTGAAAAAGAAGAGAAGTCAGAGGAAATCACGACCACAAAAACTGCTTTTAAAGAAGAACAAAACGAAACTAACCGTCCAATTGCTTCACCAGCTGCAAGAAAATTAGCAAGAGAGCTAGGCGTAGATTTGACTCAAGTTAAAGCAAGTGATCCATTAGGAAGAGTTAGATCTGAGGATGTAAAGGGACATGCAAATCAATCACGGGCAGATAAAGCTGATAAACCACAATCCATTGATAAAAAAACGAGCAGTGAACAGAAATCAAAGAAGTCCGACGTTAAAACAGATAAACCAGTAGAACGAGTCAAAATGTCACGGCGTCGACAAACAATCGCCAAAAGGCTTGTTGAGGTTCAGCATACAGCAGCGATGCTGACAACATACAATGAAGTGGACATGACCGCAATCAATGATATTCGGAAACGTCGTAAAGAAAAGTTTCTGGAACAAAACGATGTAAAACTTGGCTACATGTCATTCTTCACAAAAGCGGTAGTAGGGGCATTAAAAAAGTTCCCGAGATTAAATGCGGAAATTCAAGGAGACGAGATACTGCTTAAAAGGTTTTATGATATCGGAATTGCAGTCGGTGCAGAAGAAGGGCTCGTGGTCCCTGTTGTTCGAAATGCAGATCAGCTGAGCTTTGCAGAGATTGAACGGAATATAAAATCTCTATCGAAAAAAGTTCAGTCAAAAAAACTTACCATTGAAGATTTGCAAGGTGGAACATTTACGATTACGAACGGTGGCATCTTTGGCTCACTGATGTCCTCACCGATACTTAATGCGCCGCAGGTCGGGATACTCGGCATGCACAAAATCCAGTGGCGTCCAATAGCCATAGACGACGAAAGAATGGAAAACCGACCGATGATGTATATCGCCCTTTCTTATGATCATAGAATTGTCGATGGAAGCGAAGCCGTCAGCTTTCTCGTTAGGATAAAAGAGTTATTAGAGGATCCAGAATCATTGTTACTGGAAGGGTAAATCAAAAATGGCTGACCCAGAACATCAATAAATGTAAATACTATTGCTATGGTATTAGTTACAGAGTCAAAGAATTTTCGTTACAAAAAAGGAATAAGCAAAAACTTGATCCTTTACTTAGGAGCTTAATATTATAACAGCTCTGTTAAAGGTCTCCAATTTTAGGAGGCCTTTTTATTTTGTTTCATTACTCAGTACTCAACAACCGAAAAGAGGAATTTTGAGGATAGAAAGAGAATGGGAAGGAGTAATACCTAAATGTCCAACTATGGGAGTGAAACATATGGATATAAATAAGCTATCTGAAAGGTTTAATAACTTTGCGGTTATAGAGTGTAAAGGTTCAAGCCCTTTGTATGAGGCCTTGTCTTTACAAATTGCTATAGATACCGACATGCTCAGGTTAAGCTCATATGCTTCAGAAGGTCAACCAGTTCCAAACTTGTTTTTAGGTGCTGTGCATTATTTATTACATAAAGATAAGAATCATCCTTTGCATGAATTCTATCCTAGTTTAGTGAATGAACCAAAAAAACCAGAGGGTGCCTTTACAGAATTTAAGGACTTTTGCGAGCATAATCGAAAGGAAATCATACAAATTCTTCAAAACAAATCGGTGCAAACCAATGAGGTAAGACGGTGTGCATATCTTTACCCGGTTTTTTGCCACATCTATAAGAAGATAGGAACACCTTTATCATTAATAGAAATTGGGACGAGCGCTGGACTCCAATTGATGTGGGATCAGTATTCCTACTCGTATGGAGACGATAAGGTGTACGGAAATAAGGACTCATTCCTACATTTAACCGCTTCTCTTAGAGAAGGTACTACTCCACAAATGCTTACTAATAGCCCTCCTGTCCATTCTCGTTTGGGGCTGGATCTAAACATAGTTGACTTGAACCATGAAGAGGAGTATTTATGGCTAAAAGCATTAATTTGGCCAGAACATAAAGAGAGATTAGAAATATTTCAAAAAGCTGCAGTACAAATTCAGCATACACCGCCAACCCTCGTGGAAGGGGATGGAGTGGAATTATTAACGAAATATGCAGAAGAAGTATCGAGTGATAGTACAATCTGTATTTTTCATACCCATGTTGCCAATCAATTTCCGGATAGGTTAAAGCAAAAATTATTCAATCAAGTGAAGGAGATTGGAGAGAAAAGAGATATCTTCCATATATACAACAATATGCGCGACCGAAAACTCCACCTGGATTATTACATCAAAGGTAACGAACAAAATGAAGTGATCGGGGACACCGATGGCCATGGGAGATGGTTCGATTGGAATATAGCAATGAGTCAAGAGGTATAAGCATACTCAAAATAAAACAACCCTAAAAGGACGTTTGCTAGTCATCCTTTTAGGGCTATCTTTCTAGGATGGAAATATTCGGCTGGCAGACAAGTCAATCATGTTAGGACTGATTGAATGTTTTCGTGTTGATTTATATCAAATCTAATTAGAAACAATCAATCCGGTCATGATTTTACAAGCCGTATTATGGTAATTACATTTCATTTAAAAATCATTTCTTTTTAAGTTCATGCTCATATCATGTAAGGTGAAAATAAGGAGGGTATGCCATGTTATTGAATAAATTTCAAACTATTCGTTTTACTGACCAAAATGGAGA encodes the following:
- the odhB gene encoding 2-oxoglutarate dehydrogenase complex dihydrolipoyllysine-residue succinyltransferase; this encodes MIEIKVPELAESISEGTIAEWLVSVGEQVNKGDYIVELETDKVNVQVSAENDGVIHELLKEPGDTVEVGEVIATINENAGEEASGGGEQQIQERSQSESKREKEEKSEEITTTKTAFKEEQNETNRPIASPAARKLARELGVDLTQVKASDPLGRVRSEDVKGHANQSRADKADKPQSIDKKTSSEQKSKKSDVKTDKPVERVKMSRRRQTIAKRLVEVQHTAAMLTTYNEVDMTAINDIRKRRKEKFLEQNDVKLGYMSFFTKAVVGALKKFPRLNAEIQGDEILLKRFYDIGIAVGAEEGLVVPVVRNADQLSFAEIERNIKSLSKKVQSKKLTIEDLQGGTFTITNGGIFGSLMSSPILNAPQVGILGMHKIQWRPIAIDDERMENRPMMYIALSYDHRIVDGSEAVSFLVRIKELLEDPESLLLEG
- a CDS encoding 2-oxoglutarate dehydrogenase E1 component; its protein translation is MGTNRPNKNQPWQGFYGPNLGYAIELYDQYKEDPDSVEETIRELFDTWGPPPLTTGVTDHTDTSKTTNDATTMMKAVAAVKLAENIRAYGHLSADIHPLEDAQTDTRFLNPAEYQLSEDDLKAIPAEVVWADAPDDITSGLDAITKLKQIYTKSLAYEFSHVHDERERKWLNHMVESGSVNPSMSSEERIALLQRLTEVEGFENFLHRTFVGQKRFSIEGLDTMVPILDTIIQTGVHDGTRNIMIGMAHRGRLNVLAHVLGKPYEKIFSEFHHSPNKELVPSEGSMGINYGWTGDVKYHLGADLEIEDENMEPACLTLANNPSHLEYVNPVVEGYTRAAQEERGSSGYPQLDVTKSFSILIHGDAAFPGEGIVAETLNLSQLRGYHTGGTIHIIANNLVGFTTNSTDSRSTKYASDLAKGFEIPIVHVNADDPEACLAAICLAYQYRKQFQKDFLIDLIGYRRFGHNEMDDPSATQPQLYNKINNHPTVRSLYANILQSEGVVTDEKVKQMEETVQKRLQTIYKNVSKDNKDGEVKGIEVPERIVKDLPNSKTAVPLDTLREINKGLLNWPKGFTVYPKLERILKRREKALDDGGKVDWSLGETLAFATILKDGTPIRLTGQDTERGTFAHRHLILHNSKTGEMFSPLHVLPQANASYAIHNSPLSEASVVGFEYGYNVFAPETLVLWEAQYGDFANAAQVIYDQFVSSGRAKWGQKSGLVLLLPHGYEGQGPEHSSGRLERFLQLSAENNWTVANLTSAAQYFHILRKQAIITDKDEVRPLIIMTPKSLLRNPRVASSPVEFSEGQFEAVLHQSSLGDQAERVKRLILCSGKIAIDLEAAIESNTQGWNWLDILRIEQLYPFPEGEMKEMILRYEHLEEIIWVQEEPRNMGAWSYIESKIRAIAPDNSSVSYIGRPERSSPAGGEPDIYKKEQELIVNEALKLNNSNTVSSEGGNVS
- a CDS encoding DUF2332 domain-containing protein; amino-acid sequence: MDINKLSERFNNFAVIECKGSSPLYEALSLQIAIDTDMLRLSSYASEGQPVPNLFLGAVHYLLHKDKNHPLHEFYPSLVNEPKKPEGAFTEFKDFCEHNRKEIIQILQNKSVQTNEVRRCAYLYPVFCHIYKKIGTPLSLIEIGTSAGLQLMWDQYSYSYGDDKVYGNKDSFLHLTASLREGTTPQMLTNSPPVHSRLGLDLNIVDLNHEEEYLWLKALIWPEHKERLEIFQKAAVQIQHTPPTLVEGDGVELLTKYAEEVSSDSTICIFHTHVANQFPDRLKQKLFNQVKEIGEKRDIFHIYNNMRDRKLHLDYYIKGNEQNEVIGDTDGHGRWFDWNIAMSQEV